The Vespula pensylvanica isolate Volc-1 chromosome 5, ASM1446617v1, whole genome shotgun sequence genome includes a window with the following:
- the LOC122629712 gene encoding mitotic checkpoint protein BUB3 codes for MESRTEFKIKSPPTDAISAVEFGPNSTQFLLVSSWDSTVRLYDIHANSMRLKYNHDLPVLDVAFQDAVHAYSGGLGNTLKMYDINSNTESVMGTHDKPIRKIEYCGAVNAILTGGWDAAVKLWDPRTPTCVGSYLQPDVVLALSVCGDKFVVGTAKRKVCIWDLRNMAGMFQRRESSLKYQTRCIKGFPNEQGYVLSSIEGRVAVEYLDTTPEAQKKKYAFKCHRIKENNVEHIYPVNAISFHTTYNTFATGGSDGYVNIWDGFNKKRLCQFHRYNAGVAALSFSHDGSVLAIGVSYLNESQIPPGGTDEIEIYIRYVNDQETKPK; via the exons ATGGAATCACGAAcagaatttaaaataaaatcgccTCCGACCGATGCGATTTCTGCTGTTGAATTTGGCCCGAATTCTACTCAGTTTTTACTCGTCTCATCATGGGACAGCACAGTTAGATTATATGACATTCATGCAAATAGTATGAGGTTAAAGTATAATCACGATTTGCCGGTTTTGGATGTAGCGTTTCAG GATGCGGTACATGCTTATAGCGGTGGCTTAGGAAACACATTGAAGATGTATGACATCAATAGTAATACTG AATCGGTCATGGGAACACACGACAAACCGAtcagaaaaatagaatattgtGGTGCGGTAAATGCTATATTAACCGGTGGTTGGGATGCAGCTGTAAAGCTTTGGGATCCGAGAACTCCCACTTGCGTGGGTAGTTATCTACAACCAGATGTTGTTTTGGCATTGTCAGTTTGTGGAGATAAATTTGTAGTAGGCACAGCCAAACGAAAAGTTTGTATCTGGGATTTAAGAAATATGGCTGGAATGTTTCAAAGACGCGAGAGTAGTCTAAAGTATCAAACGCGATGTATTAAAGGTTTTCCCAACGAGCag GGCTATGTTCTAAGTAGTATAGAAGGTAGAGTGGCCGTAGAATATCTAGATACGACACCTGAAGcacagaagaaaaaatatgcttTTAAATGTCATCGGATAAAGGAGAATAACGTAGAACATATTTATCCCGTAAATGCTATAAGTTTTCATACCACTTATAATACCTTTGCTACTGGTGGATCGGATGGATATGTTAATATATGGGATGGTTTTAACAAAAAACGTTTATGTCAATTCCATAGATATAACGCTGGCGTTGCCGCTCTTAGTTTTAGCCACGATGGTTCTGTTCTTGCTATAGGTGTatcttatttaaatgaatcaCAAATACCACCTGGGGGTACAgacgaaatagaaatttatataagatacGTAAACGACCAAGAAACTAAACCTAAGTaa